A single genomic interval of Lysobacter avium harbors:
- the nth gene encoding endonuclease III — protein sequence MFARLRQLNPEPTTELEFSSPYELLVAVTLSAQSTDVGVNKATRKLFPVANTPAAIAALGVEGLKPYIATIGLYNTKAANVVAMAELLLERHDGQVPNDRAALEALPGVGRKTANVVLNTAFGEPTMAVDTHIFRVSNRTGLAPGRNVREVEDLLVRVIPDEYLRDAHHWLILHGRYVCKARTPDCPHCVIRDICRYRDKTPGEPEAPLDAVGARQGRG from the coding sequence ATGTTTGCCCGGCTGCGCCAGCTCAACCCGGAACCGACCACCGAGCTGGAATTTTCCAGCCCCTACGAGCTGCTGGTGGCGGTGACCCTGTCGGCCCAGTCCACCGACGTGGGCGTCAACAAGGCGACCCGGAAGCTGTTCCCCGTCGCCAATACGCCGGCGGCGATAGCGGCCCTCGGCGTGGAAGGCCTTAAGCCGTACATCGCGACCATCGGGCTCTACAACACCAAGGCGGCCAACGTCGTGGCCATGGCCGAGCTGCTGTTGGAACGGCACGACGGCCAGGTGCCCAACGACCGCGCGGCGCTGGAGGCCCTGCCCGGCGTCGGCCGCAAGACCGCCAACGTGGTGCTCAACACCGCGTTCGGCGAACCGACGATGGCCGTGGATACCCACATCTTCCGGGTGTCCAACCGCACCGGCCTGGCGCCGGGCAGGAATGTGCGCGAGGTGGAGGACCTGCTGGTGCGGGTGATTCCCGACGAGTACCTGCGCGACGCGCACCACTGGCTGATCCTGCACGGGCGCTACGTGTGCAAGGCGCGCACGCCCGACTGCCCGCATTGCGTGATCCGCGACATCTGCCGCTACCGCGACAAGACGCCTGGGGAACCGGAGGCGCCACTGGACGCCGTGGGCGCGCGGCAGGGTCGCGGCTGA
- a CDS encoding OprO/OprP family phosphate-selective porin has product MQIRLTPLATALLLAGAVPLAHAEIALDVISGTGISFEGLVQADYNHFGSDVADLNGDVLEGSNADQELRRAELVLKGKGPGNIDWVIGYDAKADKWLDVNAKYRLGGNKRHYLQMGQFKQPNSLEELSSTRHNDFISKATITNSFATGRRLGAAWSYGSGPFAMTASVFGSELTRNKAAGNGVGLRGTFAPINQDGTILHFGLSYVDRDVDGDAIRLSAKPNADLAKASLVSTGTLANADRMATIGLESFWARGPVKLQGEFMQVDVDRHGAGEADFRVSGGYLSALWNLTGEGWKYKDGVPGTAAPSDPAAGMWQLGLRYDSIDLDDGAVQGGRMDAITAGVNVYWRSNFKLALNYVKVDSRRAGIDDNPDIIEARLQLHW; this is encoded by the coding sequence ATGCAGATCCGCCTGACCCCTCTTGCCACCGCGCTGCTGCTGGCGGGCGCCGTTCCGCTCGCCCATGCCGAAATCGCCCTCGATGTCATCAGTGGCACGGGAATCAGTTTTGAAGGCCTGGTCCAGGCTGACTACAACCATTTCGGCAGCGACGTTGCAGACCTCAACGGTGACGTGCTGGAGGGCAGCAACGCCGACCAGGAGCTGCGTCGCGCCGAACTGGTGCTCAAGGGCAAGGGCCCGGGCAACATCGACTGGGTGATCGGCTATGACGCCAAGGCCGACAAATGGCTCGACGTCAATGCGAAGTACCGGCTGGGCGGCAACAAGCGGCACTACCTTCAGATGGGCCAGTTCAAGCAGCCCAACAGCCTGGAGGAGCTGTCGTCGACCAGGCACAACGACTTCATCTCCAAGGCCACCATCACCAACAGCTTCGCCACAGGTCGTCGCCTGGGCGCTGCCTGGTCCTATGGCAGCGGCCCCTTCGCCATGACCGCCAGTGTTTTTGGCAGCGAGCTGACCCGCAACAAGGCCGCCGGGAACGGTGTCGGCCTGCGCGGTACCTTTGCCCCGATCAACCAGGACGGCACCATCCTCCACTTCGGCCTGTCATACGTCGACCGAGATGTCGATGGCGACGCGATCAGGCTGTCGGCCAAACCCAATGCCGACCTGGCCAAAGCGAGCCTGGTCAGCACCGGCACCCTGGCCAATGCGGACCGGATGGCGACGATCGGTCTGGAGAGCTTCTGGGCACGCGGGCCGGTCAAGCTGCAGGGCGAGTTCATGCAGGTCGATGTCGACCGCCACGGCGCCGGTGAGGCCGACTTCCGCGTCAGCGGCGGGTACCTGAGTGCCCTGTGGAACCTCACCGGTGAAGGCTGGAAGTACAAGGACGGCGTCCCCGGGACCGCAGCTCCCAGCGATCCGGCGGCGGGTATGTGGCAGCTTGGTTTGCGCTACGACAGCATCGACCTGGACGACGGCGCCGTGCAGGGCGGCCGGATGGACGCGATCACCGCCGGGGTGAATGTCTACTGGCGCTCGAACTTCAAGCTGGCGCTGAACTACGTGAAGGTCGACAGCCGGCGCGCGGGGATCGACGACAACCCCGACATCATCGAGGCACGGCTGCAGCTCCACTGGTAG
- a CDS encoding Yip1 family protein: MNSESLIERVKSILFNPRRTWPVIGGEPATVAGLYTRYIMILAALPAIFTFIKTSLIGYSMFGATMRTGIVAGLLGALLTYALSLVMVYVVALIINALAPSFRGQKNQVQALKTIAYAYTAAWVAGIGVIIPWLGGVIGLVGGIYSIYLLYLGLTHTMKNPPEKSLGYTVVIVVITLVLSLLIGAVVAGVTGIGAMGAGAMGKGASSSSMVFDEDSKLGQLAVFGEQMRAAGERMESAESRSRSKARSDSKDSGSSGSSRDADMASAEAAMAALFGGKDGEPLEALEPEQLKSLLPASIAGMPRTGTSASRESAMGMQVSNASADYASEDGQRRLKLTLSDAPMMAKMGAFRGLMSSESSSETQDGFEKTYTRNGRHIEEEWNSRSGRGAYEVMVGSRFTVKAEGTAENFQQIQSAVESIDLAKLEAVAKAGAEQQ; encoded by the coding sequence ATGAATTCGGAATCCTTGATCGAGCGGGTGAAGTCCATCCTGTTCAACCCGCGCCGCACCTGGCCGGTGATTGGCGGGGAACCGGCAACCGTTGCCGGCCTCTACACCCGATACATCATGATCCTGGCAGCGCTGCCGGCCATCTTCACCTTCATCAAGACCAGTCTGATCGGCTACAGCATGTTCGGCGCGACCATGCGCACCGGGATCGTCGCGGGCCTGCTGGGCGCACTGCTGACCTACGCGCTCAGCCTGGTCATGGTGTATGTCGTGGCGCTGATCATCAACGCGCTGGCGCCGAGCTTTCGCGGCCAGAAGAACCAGGTCCAGGCGCTGAAAACGATCGCCTACGCCTACACCGCGGCCTGGGTCGCCGGGATCGGCGTCATCATTCCGTGGCTGGGCGGGGTGATCGGACTGGTCGGTGGGATCTACTCGATCTACCTGCTGTACCTGGGCCTGACCCACACGATGAAGAACCCGCCCGAGAAGTCGCTGGGCTACACCGTGGTGATCGTGGTGATCACCCTGGTGCTGAGCCTGCTGATCGGCGCGGTGGTTGCCGGCGTGACCGGCATCGGCGCAATGGGCGCCGGCGCGATGGGCAAGGGCGCCAGCAGCTCCAGCATGGTGTTCGACGAAGACAGCAAGCTGGGCCAGCTGGCCGTGTTTGGCGAGCAGATGCGCGCCGCCGGCGAGCGCATGGAATCGGCCGAGTCGCGCAGCCGCAGCAAGGCCCGCAGTGATTCGAAGGATTCGGGTTCATCGGGCAGCTCGCGCGACGCCGACATGGCGTCTGCGGAAGCGGCGATGGCCGCGTTGTTCGGCGGCAAGGACGGCGAGCCGCTGGAGGCATTGGAGCCCGAGCAGCTCAAAAGCCTGCTGCCGGCCTCGATCGCCGGGATGCCGCGCACCGGCACCAGCGCCAGCCGCGAGAGCGCCATGGGCATGCAGGTCAGCAACGCCTCGGCCGACTACGCCAGCGAGGACGGCCAGCGGCGCCTCAAGCTGACGCTGTCGGACGCGCCGATGATGGCCAAGATGGGCGCATTCCGCGGACTGATGAGTTCGGAGTCCTCATCGGAGACGCAGGACGGCTTTGAGAAGACCTACACCCGCAACGGACGTCATATCGAAGAGGAGTGGAACAGCCGCAGCGGCCGGGGCGCCTACGAGGTCATGGTCGGCAGCCGCTTCACGGTGAAGGCCGAGGGCACCGCGGAGAACTTCCAGCAGATCCAGTCCGCGGTGGAAAGCATCGACCTGGCCAAGCTGGAGGCCGTCGCCAAGGCCGGGGCCGAGCAGCAATAG
- the pstS gene encoding phosphate ABC transporter substrate-binding protein PstS, which yields MKPNRIAALSLVFALAAAAIGCTAPTDGSTSDAHSGAAGAAQITGAGATFIFPLVSRWSADYHAATGHQVNYQSIGSGGGIAQITAATVDFGSSDAPLSSAELAQAGLGQFPSAIGGVVPVVNVAGIEPGQLRLTGPLLADIYLGKLTTWNDPAIAALNPDLALPATGISLVQRSDGSGTTFNFTNYLSKVSPAWRDAVGEGKSVQWPAGVGGKGNEGVASYVQQIDGAIGYVELAYAIQNAMSHALLQNAAGNFVAPNADSFQAAAATADWAGASDFNLVITNAPGEQAWPITATNFILMHKQPADAERSRNALDFFRWALHNGQAQADALHYVPLPAPLVDQVERYWASEFGFTTGAQ from the coding sequence ATGAAACCCAACCGCATTGCCGCCCTGTCCTTGGTCTTCGCTCTTGCCGCCGCCGCTATCGGCTGCACGGCGCCCACCGACGGCAGCACGTCCGACGCCCACTCCGGCGCAGCGGGTGCCGCGCAGATCACCGGCGCGGGTGCGACCTTCATCTTTCCGCTGGTCTCGCGCTGGTCGGCCGACTACCACGCCGCGACCGGCCACCAGGTCAACTACCAGTCGATCGGCTCCGGCGGCGGCATCGCCCAGATCACTGCCGCCACGGTGGACTTCGGCTCCTCCGACGCACCGCTGTCGAGCGCCGAGCTGGCCCAGGCGGGACTGGGGCAGTTCCCTTCCGCGATAGGCGGCGTGGTGCCGGTGGTCAACGTCGCCGGCATCGAGCCGGGGCAGTTGCGCCTGACCGGACCGCTGCTGGCGGACATCTACCTGGGCAAGCTCACGACCTGGAACGACCCGGCGATTGCCGCGCTCAACCCCGACCTGGCGCTGCCGGCGACCGGCATCAGCCTGGTCCAGCGCTCCGACGGTTCGGGCACGACCTTCAACTTCACCAACTATCTGTCCAAGGTGAGTCCGGCGTGGCGGGACGCTGTTGGCGAAGGCAAGTCCGTGCAGTGGCCGGCAGGTGTCGGCGGCAAGGGCAACGAGGGCGTGGCGTCCTACGTCCAGCAGATCGACGGTGCGATCGGCTACGTCGAGCTGGCCTACGCGATCCAGAACGCCATGTCGCACGCGCTGCTGCAGAATGCCGCCGGCAACTTCGTCGCGCCGAACGCCGACAGCTTCCAGGCCGCGGCCGCCACCGCCGACTGGGCCGGCGCCAGCGACTTCAACCTGGTGATCACCAATGCGCCCGGCGAGCAGGCCTGGCCGATCACCGCGACCAATTTCATCCTGATGCACAAGCAGCCCGCCGACGCGGAGCGCAGCCGCAACGCGCTGGACTTCTTCCGGTGGGCGCTGCACAACGGCCAGGCGCAGGCCGACGCGCTGCATTACGTGCCGCTGCCGGCGCCACTGGTGGACCAGGTGGAGCGCTACTGGGCCAGCGAATTCGGTTTCACCACCGGCGCCCAGTGA
- the pstC gene encoding phosphate ABC transporter permease subunit PstC: protein MSTSVLTNAGILARDTADARNDRWFRYALAAAVALVLLLLAGAALSMLWGGRAVLQASGLDFFFSADWNPVQGRYGALVPIFGTLVTAAIAMLLAVPLSFGIAFHLTEVAPRWLRGPVGTAIELLAGIPSIIYGMWGLFVLVPVMTRHVTPWANEHLGPLPVIGPLFQGPPIGIGMLTAGIVLAIMVVPFISSVMREVFLTVPTRLKESAYALGSTRWEVSWNIVLPYTRSAVIGGIFLGLGRALGETMAVAFVIGNSTRFTASLLEPGTTIAALIANDFGEATGEYRSALLLLGFVLFIVTFVVLALARVMLARLARREGN, encoded by the coding sequence ATGAGCACGAGCGTCCTGACCAACGCCGGCATCCTTGCGCGCGACACCGCCGACGCGCGCAACGACCGCTGGTTCCGCTACGCGCTGGCCGCTGCCGTCGCGCTGGTGCTGTTGCTGCTCGCCGGCGCCGCCCTGTCCATGCTCTGGGGCGGCCGCGCGGTGTTGCAGGCCAGCGGCCTGGATTTCTTTTTCTCCGCCGACTGGAACCCGGTGCAGGGCCGGTACGGGGCGCTGGTCCCGATCTTCGGCACCCTGGTCACCGCCGCCATCGCGATGCTGCTCGCCGTGCCGCTCAGCTTCGGCATCGCCTTCCACCTCACCGAAGTCGCGCCGCGCTGGCTGCGCGGCCCGGTGGGCACCGCGATCGAGCTGCTGGCCGGCATCCCTTCGATCATCTACGGCATGTGGGGTCTGTTCGTGCTGGTGCCGGTGATGACCCGCCATGTCACGCCGTGGGCGAATGAGCACCTCGGCCCGCTGCCGGTGATCGGCCCGCTGTTCCAGGGGCCGCCGATCGGCATCGGCATGCTCACCGCCGGCATCGTGCTGGCGATCATGGTGGTGCCCTTCATCAGCTCGGTGATGCGCGAGGTCTTCCTCACGGTGCCGACGCGGCTGAAGGAGTCGGCCTACGCGCTGGGGTCGACCCGATGGGAAGTCAGCTGGAACATCGTGCTGCCCTACACCCGTTCGGCGGTGATCGGCGGCATCTTCCTGGGCCTGGGCCGGGCGCTGGGCGAGACCATGGCGGTCGCGTTCGTGATCGGCAACTCGACCCGCTTTACCGCCTCGCTGCTGGAGCCGGGCACCACCATCGCGGCGCTGATCGCCAATGACTTCGGCGAGGCCACCGGCGAGTACCGCTCCGCCCTGCTGCTGCTGGGCTTCGTGCTGTTCATCGTCACCTTCGTCGTGCTCGCGCTGGCGCGCGTCATGCTCGCCCGCCTCGCCCGCCGGGAGGGCAACTGA
- the pstA gene encoding phosphate ABC transporter permease PstA: protein MTPLRNDAVADVLYRRRRIGNALALVLSNVATAIGLVCLGWILWTLLAKGLGGIEVALFTRDTPPPMTGGGLRNAFFGSAVMCLLAIAIGTPLGIAAGTWLAEYGRGTRVGTVVRFVNDILLSAPSIVLGLFVYTLVVMRTGGNFSAIAGAIALAFIVVPVVLRTTDEMLRLVPGQMREAALSLGVPHWKVVLQVMFRSALPGVMTGILLALARISGETAPLLFTAFGNQYWSADLTGPMASVPVVMYQYASSPYQSWQDLAWAGALVLTTFVLLTSLVARAIVARHRVAHD from the coding sequence ATGACCCCGCTTCGCAACGACGCCGTTGCTGACGTGCTGTATCGCCGCCGCCGGATCGGCAACGCGCTGGCGCTGGTGCTGTCCAACGTGGCGACCGCGATCGGCCTGGTCTGCCTGGGGTGGATTTTGTGGACGCTGCTGGCCAAGGGCCTTGGCGGCATCGAGGTGGCGCTGTTCACCCGCGACACGCCGCCGCCGATGACCGGGGGCGGTCTGCGCAACGCGTTCTTCGGCAGCGCGGTGATGTGCCTGCTGGCCATCGCGATCGGCACTCCATTGGGGATCGCCGCCGGCACCTGGTTGGCCGAGTACGGTCGCGGCACCCGCGTCGGCACGGTGGTGCGCTTCGTCAACGACATCCTGCTCTCCGCACCGTCCATCGTGCTGGGACTGTTCGTCTACACGCTGGTGGTGATGCGCACCGGCGGCAATTTCTCCGCCATCGCCGGCGCCATCGCCTTGGCCTTCATCGTCGTGCCGGTGGTGCTGCGGACCACCGACGAGATGCTGCGGCTGGTCCCGGGCCAGATGCGCGAGGCGGCCCTGTCGCTCGGCGTGCCGCATTGGAAGGTGGTGCTGCAGGTGATGTTCCGCTCGGCCCTGCCCGGCGTCATGACGGGCATCCTGCTGGCGCTGGCGCGGATCTCCGGGGAGACCGCGCCGCTGCTGTTCACCGCGTTCGGCAACCAGTACTGGAGCGCCGACCTGACCGGTCCGATGGCCAGCGTTCCGGTGGTCATGTACCAGTACGCCAGCAGCCCCTACCAGTCCTGGCAGGACCTCGCCTGGGCCGGCGCGCTGGTGCTGACCACCTTCGTCCTGCTGACCAGTCTGGTCGCCCGCGCCATCGTCGCCCGGCATCGGGTCGCGCATGACTAA
- the pstB gene encoding phosphate ABC transporter ATP-binding protein PstB — protein MRAHPAASAAVLERATRPTPLAADTAQAPPKLDVRGLDFHYDRFHALKDIRLSIPEKQVTALIGPSGCGKSTLLRVFNRIYALYPKMRATGQVLLDGANILDPRYPLNRLRSRVGMVFQKPVPFPMTIFENVAYAIRHHEKLSKAEMAVRVEQALQQAALWDEVKDKLGASALGLSGGQQQRLCIARAVALRPDVLLLDEPTSALDPISTSRIEQLIAGLKNDFTIVMVTHNMQQAARVSDYTAFMYLGDLVEHDATETIFANPSQRQTEDYITGRFG, from the coding sequence ATGCGCGCGCACCCGGCCGCCAGTGCGGCCGTCCTGGAGCGGGCAACCCGGCCGACTCCGCTTGCGGCCGACACCGCGCAGGCACCGCCAAAGCTCGATGTCCGCGGGCTGGACTTCCATTACGACCGCTTCCATGCGCTCAAGGACATCCGCCTGTCGATCCCGGAGAAGCAGGTCACCGCGCTCATCGGACCGTCCGGGTGCGGCAAGTCGACCCTGCTGCGCGTGTTCAACCGGATCTATGCGCTGTACCCGAAGATGCGCGCGACCGGCCAGGTCCTTCTGGACGGTGCCAACATCCTGGATCCCCGCTACCCCTTGAACCGCCTGCGCAGTCGGGTCGGCATGGTCTTCCAGAAGCCGGTGCCGTTCCCGATGACGATCTTCGAGAACGTCGCCTACGCCATCCGCCACCACGAGAAGCTCTCCAAGGCGGAGATGGCGGTGCGTGTCGAGCAGGCCCTGCAGCAGGCGGCGCTGTGGGACGAGGTCAAGGACAAGCTGGGCGCCAGTGCGCTGGGCCTGTCGGGCGGGCAGCAGCAGCGCCTGTGCATCGCCCGCGCGGTCGCGCTGCGGCCGGACGTGCTGTTGCTGGACGAGCCGACCTCGGCACTGGACCCGATCTCCACCAGCCGCATCGAGCAGCTCATCGCCGGCCTCAAGAACGACTTCACCATCGTCATGGTGACGCACAACATGCAGCAGGCGGCGCGGGTGTCGGACTACACCGCCTTCATGTACCTGGGCGACCTGGTCGAACACGACGCGACCGAGACCATCTTCGCCAACCCCTCGCAGCGCCAGACCGAGGACTACATCACCGGGCGGTTCGGATGA
- the phoU gene encoding phosphate signaling complex protein PhoU has translation MDGSGSRILQGHDAEQLRLLQETLRMGELAAVQLEGALALLARNDPTAAMRLIAADAAIDALEQQISHDVMQLALHGPMARDLRGILAALRITSDIERIGDFAANLAKRSTVLGDALPRQRIATLQGIGHLAVTQLREVMAAYRDHDAEAARAVRERDVAIDRAYTAVFAELLGDMMGDAATIPACAHLLFVAKNLERIGDHATNIAENVWFLVHGDDPLPPREKRDHSSTLAAVNAGNPAR, from the coding sequence ATGGACGGCTCCGGCTCCCGGATTCTGCAGGGCCACGATGCGGAACAGCTGCGCCTGCTGCAGGAAACCCTGCGCATGGGCGAGCTGGCAGCGGTGCAGCTGGAGGGCGCACTCGCCCTGCTCGCCCGCAACGACCCTACTGCGGCCATGCGGCTGATCGCCGCAGACGCCGCCATCGACGCGCTTGAACAGCAGATCAGCCACGACGTGATGCAACTGGCCCTGCACGGGCCGATGGCGCGCGACCTGCGCGGCATCCTGGCCGCGTTGCGCATCACCTCCGACATCGAGCGCATCGGCGATTTTGCGGCCAACCTGGCCAAGCGTTCCACCGTGCTCGGCGACGCCCTGCCGCGGCAGCGGATCGCCACGCTGCAGGGCATCGGGCATCTGGCGGTGACCCAGTTGCGGGAGGTGATGGCGGCCTATCGGGACCACGACGCCGAAGCCGCGCGGGCGGTGCGGGAGCGCGATGTGGCCATCGACCGGGCCTACACCGCGGTGTTCGCGGAGTTGCTCGGCGACATGATGGGCGACGCGGCAACCATCCCGGCCTGCGCCCACCTGCTGTTTGTCGCCAAGAACCTGGAGCGCATCGGCGACCACGCCACCAACATCGCCGAGAACGTCTGGTTTCTGGTCCATGGCGACGACCCGCTGCCGCCGCGGGAGAAACGCGACCACAGCAGCACCCTCGCGGCCGTAAACGCCGGCAACCCGGCGCGCTGA
- the rnt gene encoding ribonuclease T, producing the protein MTDAAPSASTPGLPDAPTTSPLATRFRGFLPVVVDVETGGFDWNRHALLEIAVVPVDIDENGLLVPGKTASAHVIPAPGLDIDPKSLEITGIVLDHPFRFAKEERAALDHVFAPVREALRRHGCQRAILVGHNAHFDLNFLNAAVARTGHKRNPFHPFSVFDTVTLAGVAYGQTVLARAAAAAGIEWDANEAHSAVYDTERTAELFCQIVNAWPAPMPGVAPLARAPASG; encoded by the coding sequence ATGACCGACGCCGCGCCCTCCGCCTCCACGCCAGGTTTGCCTGACGCCCCCACCACCTCGCCGCTGGCCACACGCTTCCGCGGCTTCCTGCCCGTGGTGGTCGATGTGGAGACCGGCGGTTTCGACTGGAACCGCCACGCGCTGCTGGAAATCGCGGTGGTGCCGGTGGATATCGACGAGAACGGCCTGCTGGTTCCCGGCAAGACGGCCAGCGCGCATGTCATTCCGGCGCCCGGCCTGGACATCGATCCCAAGTCGCTGGAGATCACCGGGATCGTGCTGGACCACCCGTTCCGCTTCGCCAAGGAAGAGCGCGCCGCGCTCGACCATGTGTTCGCGCCGGTGCGCGAGGCGCTGCGCCGGCACGGCTGCCAGCGCGCGATCCTGGTCGGCCACAACGCGCACTTCGACCTGAACTTCCTCAACGCCGCGGTCGCGCGCACCGGCCACAAGCGCAATCCGTTCCACCCCTTCAGCGTGTTCGACACGGTCACCCTGGCCGGGGTCGCCTACGGTCAGACGGTGCTGGCGCGGGCGGCGGCGGCGGCGGGCATCGAGTGGGACGCCAACGAGGCGCACTCGGCGGTGTATGACACCGAGCGCACGGCCGAGTTGTTCTGCCAGATCGTCAATGCGTGGCCGGCGCCGATGCCGGGCGTGGCGCCGCTGGCGCGGGCACCTGCGTCGGGCTGA
- the sugE gene encoding quaternary ammonium compound efflux SMR transporter SugE — protein sequence MNWIILLTAGLFEIAWAIGLKYSEGFTRLWPTVGTLAAMAISVWMLGIAMKSLPVGTAYAIWVGVGAVGTVILGVVLFDEPVNALRIGSVALIIAGMVGLKLATP from the coding sequence ATGAACTGGATCATCCTCCTCACCGCCGGCCTGTTCGAAATCGCCTGGGCCATCGGCCTCAAGTACTCCGAGGGCTTCACCCGCCTCTGGCCGACGGTGGGCACCCTGGCGGCGATGGCGATAAGCGTCTGGATGCTGGGCATCGCGATGAAGAGCCTTCCCGTCGGCACCGCCTACGCCATCTGGGTCGGCGTCGGCGCCGTGGGCACCGTGATCCTCGGCGTGGTCCTGTTTGACGAGCCCGTCAACGCCCTGCGGATCGGCAGCGTCGCCCTGATCATCGCCGGCATGGTCGGCCTGAAACTCGCGACCCCGTAA
- the rlmB gene encoding 23S rRNA (guanosine(2251)-2'-O)-methyltransferase RlmB: MSQKQWIAGINAVAAAIEHDADNVREVLIEAGGKNPRLTEIEGSARRFGIDVRRVNQQALSGVAGSLRHQGVVARYEAAKTWDENELEDLVTAAEGRALLLILDGVQDPHNLGACLRSAAAAGVTAVIFPKDKAVQVNATVRKTSAGAADSVAVIPVTNLARTMRDLQKLGVWLYGLAGEAKGSLYNVDLRGNVGLVLGGEGDGLRRLTRENCDQLVNIPMPGADGGAGVESLNVSVAAGVTLFEAVRQRVTG; the protein is encoded by the coding sequence ATGAGCCAGAAACAATGGATCGCCGGCATCAACGCCGTCGCCGCCGCGATCGAGCACGACGCCGACAACGTGCGCGAGGTCTTGATCGAGGCGGGCGGCAAGAACCCGCGCCTGACCGAGATCGAAGGCTCCGCCCGCCGCTTCGGCATCGACGTGCGCCGGGTCAACCAGCAGGCGCTCTCCGGCGTCGCCGGCAGCCTGCGCCACCAGGGCGTGGTCGCGCGCTATGAAGCGGCGAAAACCTGGGACGAGAACGAACTGGAAGACCTCGTCACCGCCGCCGAAGGCCGCGCGTTGCTGCTGATCCTCGACGGCGTCCAGGACCCCCACAACCTCGGCGCCTGCCTGCGCAGCGCCGCGGCGGCCGGCGTCACCGCGGTGATCTTTCCCAAGGACAAGGCCGTGCAGGTCAACGCGACCGTGCGCAAGACCTCCGCCGGCGCCGCCGACAGCGTCGCCGTGATCCCCGTCACCAACCTGGCCCGCACCATGCGCGACCTGCAGAAACTCGGCGTCTGGCTGTACGGCCTGGCCGGCGAAGCCAAAGGCAGCCTGTACAACGTCGACCTGCGCGGCAACGTCGGACTGGTGCTCGGCGGCGAAGGCGACGGCCTGCGCCGCCTGACCCGCGAAAACTGCGATCAGCTCGTCAACATCCCCATGCCCGGCGCCGACGGCGGTGCCGGCGTCGAAAGCCTGAACGTCTCCGTGGCCGCCGGCGTCACCCTCTTCGAAGCCGTCCGCCAGCGCGTCACCGGCTGA
- a CDS encoding type II toxin-antitoxin system RelE/ParE family toxin, with amino-acid sequence MNHQVRFTQDAEDDLHQLYDFILDRDPPDWPLAERALDAIRAGVAMLAFSPYACRKAASGMPLLRELLIPFGATGYVVLFEIEPNQVVTVLAVRHQREDDYH; translated from the coding sequence ATGAATCATCAAGTCCGCTTCACGCAGGATGCCGAAGACGACTTGCACCAGCTCTACGACTTCATCCTCGACCGCGACCCGCCCGACTGGCCGCTGGCCGAGCGGGCGTTGGATGCCATACGTGCCGGTGTTGCGATGCTCGCGTTCTCCCCGTACGCCTGCCGCAAGGCTGCATCTGGCATGCCCCTGCTGCGGGAGCTGCTGATACCGTTCGGTGCCACGGGCTACGTGGTGTTGTTTGAAATCGAACCGAATCAGGTGGTGACAGTGCTGGCGGTGCGCCATCAGCGCGAGGACGATTACCACTGA
- a CDS encoding YlcI/YnfO family protein, which yields MKTANLPSLRVDPRLRQAAEDVLREGESLSSFVEESVRANVERRQSQRDFIERGLASRDKAAAAGSYIDAADVVAGLEERLAARRQGGKPR from the coding sequence ATGAAAACCGCCAACTTGCCTTCGTTGAGGGTCGATCCGCGTCTGCGCCAGGCGGCGGAAGACGTGCTGCGCGAAGGCGAAAGCCTGTCCAGCTTCGTCGAGGAGTCCGTCCGGGCCAATGTCGAGCGACGCCAATCGCAGCGCGATTTCATCGAGCGCGGACTGGCCTCACGCGACAAGGCCGCAGCGGCGGGCAGCTATATCGACGCCGCGGACGTTGTCGCCGGCCTGGAAGAACGGCTCGCCGCCAGACGCCAGGGCGGCAAGCCACGATGA